The Mesotoga infera genome includes the window ACAGGAGATTCTGTTCAGGATTATTTTAAACGCTCCGGTTAGGCAATTGTTGGCCTAGTCGCTTTTGGAGATAGGGGGTTGTATCTTGTGAGGAAAGCATTACTTTCGTGGTCAATGATTCTGATGCTCGTCTTATCAGCCTTTGCATTGCAGCAGGATCTAACAAATGATCCTAACGAAGCAAAATCATTGGCGAAAGAGGCGTATGTTTTTGCCTATCCGATGCTCGAGAACTACCGAACGATGTATGTTCAGGTAACGGAAAGAGGCGGATTTAACTCATTCACTCACGTTAAGAGCCTGTTCGGTCCCCATAGCAGACTCATCGTGCGCTCAAACAACGACACACTGTATTCGTCTGCTTGGCTTGACCTGAGAAGTGAGCCCATTGTGGTGGAGATTCCGCCTGTCCCCAATCGCTGCTTTTCATTCCAGTTCATAGACATGTACACTCATAACTTTGCTTACGCAGGTACTAGAGTCACCGGCTCAGATCCATTGACAATAATGATTGCAGGACCCAACTGGGAAGGAGAAGTACCTTCAGATGTTGAGAGAGTTTTCGTTAGCGAGGGGAACTTCGTCTACTGCCTAGTTAGGACAGCCGTGAATAGCGAGTTACCGGGAGATCTCGAAGAAGTGCTGGAGATACAGGAGAATTATGTTCTGAGACCTTTGAGTGATTTTGCTGGCGATGTCTCGCCCCCTCTTCTGGACGATTTTCTTCTTCCTTTTGACCAAAAAGCTGCTGATTCTATCGGATTCATTGCATACTTCAATTTCCTTCTTGGTCAGCTGGAGATTCATCCTTCAGAGAAGGACCTAATCGGTAGCTTCTCGAGAATAGGGATTGGTCCGGATTATCCGTTCGATCCGTCCAGCCTGACCGAACCGGTAAGAGAAGCTATTGATTCAGGAATTGCCGAAGCTCGTGCCTCTATATACAATCCGGGTTCCGTTTTGGGAACGATCAGAAATGGATGGACGATGTCCGAACGAATCTTCGGCGATAGAGAGAGAATGCAGGGAATGTATCTTGTTAGGGCTGCCGCTGCTCACATAGGACTTTTCGGAAATGATCTCGAAGAGGCCTATTACCCTAGCTGCAGTGTTGACAGCGACGGAGA containing:
- a CDS encoding DUF1254 domain-containing protein, which gives rise to MILMLVLSAFALQQDLTNDPNEAKSLAKEAYVFAYPMLENYRTMYVQVTERGGFNSFTHVKSLFGPHSRLIVRSNNDTLYSSAWLDLRSEPIVVEIPPVPNRCFSFQFIDMYTHNFAYAGTRVTGSDPLTIMIAGPNWEGEVPSDVERVFVSEGNFVYCLVRTAVNSELPGDLEEVLEIQENYVLRPLSDFAGDVSPPLLDDFLLPFDQKAADSIGFIAYFNFLLGQLEIHPSEKDLIGSFSRIGIGPDYPFDPSSLTEPVREAIDSGIAEARASIYNPGSVLGTIRNGWTMSERIFGDRERMQGMYLVRAAAAHIGLFGNDLEEAYYPSCSVDSDGDLLDASRFNYKLSFSKEEMPPVDPRGFWSITMYDMDQMMVSNSLNRFSIGDRSELIYEEDGSLVLYLQHESPGPDKEANWLPAPDGLFTITMRIYIPAVAGLDPLYCPPAVKKSRLTD